One genomic segment of Planctomycetia bacterium includes these proteins:
- a CDS encoding CpaF family protein produces the protein MSPNLKPGDKTSDNEFENLKRRIHSKLVDKLDLTKVSEMDNDVLRREIRMVIEHLSDAENTLLNRAERERLVEEVLDETFGFGPLELLLKDPLISDILINGPKNIYVEKRGKMEKSPVTFRDGAHLLQIIDRIVSKVGRRVDDVSPMVDARLPDGSRVNAIIPPLALDGAAVSIRRFGSNPLKLEDLLNYKAFTPEMVMLLEGAIKARLNCVISGGTGSGKTTLLNTLSSFIPGHERVITIEDAAELQLQQEHVVRLETRPANIEGKGAVSATDLVKNALRMRPERIIIGECRGPETLDMLQAMNTGHEGSMTTLHANTPRDAVARIETMITMSGFALPLKAMRQQLASAVDLIIQANRLQGGVRRITAITEVVGMEQDTVVLQDIYKFEPQGIDANGKAYGNFVASGIRPTFMDKLEQAGVRLPASAFRQRVMMQA, from the coding sequence ATGTCTCCTAACTTGAAGCCCGGAGATAAAACCTCGGACAACGAGTTTGAGAATCTCAAGCGCCGCATTCACAGCAAGCTCGTCGATAAGCTCGATCTGACGAAAGTCAGCGAGATGGACAACGACGTGCTCCGCCGTGAAATTCGCATGGTGATCGAGCACCTAAGCGATGCCGAAAACACGCTCCTCAATCGGGCCGAACGAGAACGGCTCGTTGAAGAAGTGCTTGACGAAACCTTCGGCTTCGGGCCTCTGGAGTTGCTGCTGAAAGATCCGCTGATCAGCGATATTCTCATCAACGGTCCGAAGAATATTTATGTCGAAAAGCGCGGCAAGATGGAGAAGTCGCCCGTCACGTTTCGCGACGGCGCGCACTTGCTGCAGATCATCGACCGCATCGTGTCGAAGGTCGGCCGTCGCGTCGACGACGTGAGCCCGATGGTCGATGCTCGCTTGCCCGATGGTTCGCGTGTGAACGCGATCATCCCACCGCTGGCGTTAGACGGTGCCGCGGTTTCGATTCGCCGCTTCGGTTCCAATCCGCTCAAGCTCGAAGACTTGCTCAACTACAAAGCCTTCACGCCCGAGATGGTGATGTTGCTCGAAGGAGCGATCAAGGCCCGGCTGAATTGCGTGATCTCCGGCGGTACCGGTTCCGGTAAGACGACGTTGCTCAACACTCTGTCGAGCTTCATCCCGGGCCACGAACGCGTCATCACGATCGAAGACGCGGCCGAACTTCAGCTTCAACAAGAGCACGTCGTGCGCCTGGAAACACGTCCGGCCAACATCGAAGGCAAGGGAGCAGTGTCGGCGACCGATCTCGTGAAAAACGCCCTGCGTATGCGGCCCGAACGGATCATCATCGGCGAATGCCGCGGACCGGAAACGCTGGACATGCTGCAAGCCATGAATACGGGCCACGAAGGTTCGATGACGACGCTGCACGCCAATACGCCGCGCGATGCCGTCGCACGTATCGAGACGATGATCACGATGTCGGGCTTCGCGCTGCCGTTGAAGGCGATGCGTCAGCAGCTTGCCAGCGCCGTCGACTTGATTATTCAAGCCAACCGTCTGCAGGGGGGCGTCCGTCGGATCACGGCGATTACCGAAGTCGTCGGAATGGAACAAGACACCGTCGTGTTGCAAGACATTTATAAGTTCGAGCCGCAAGGGATCGATGCCAACGGCAAGGCTTACGGAAACTTCGTCGCCTCGGGAATCCGGCCGACGTTTATGGACAAGCTCGAGCAAGCAGGCGTCCGCTTGCCGGCGAGTGCGTTCCGCCAGCGCGTGATGATGCAAGCTTAG
- a CDS encoding type II secretion system F family protein has translation MSPLIISIAVFAAVAGIIGAVALMFRGNGETKVEDRLSMLTSVGQAKKDAPGASVIAQPLDAVPSIVELAMARFERFQLLFQQADTNLTPSRFFLISGILGLGGVLATLVAGISFAIAPFAFAGCATFPLMWLMLRRKRRLKAFGAQLPDALELLARALRSGHSLGAGFDLVHQEMLPPISVEFGRVFEENNLGIPITEAMNNLTDRIPNLDLKFFATAIVLQRQTGGDLAEILDKIGALVRDRFRIWGQIQALTCEGRLSGVVLLGLPIVLFITVYRLNPEYVMVLFRDPMGKQMLAGAVVMQLMGAWMIRKIVNIKV, from the coding sequence ATGAGTCCGCTCATTATTTCCATCGCCGTGTTCGCCGCCGTAGCCGGCATCATCGGTGCCGTCGCGCTTATGTTCCGCGGCAACGGCGAGACGAAAGTCGAAGATCGCCTGAGCATGTTGACGAGCGTCGGCCAAGCGAAGAAAGACGCGCCGGGCGCGTCCGTCATTGCGCAACCGCTCGACGCCGTGCCGTCGATCGTCGAGTTGGCGATGGCCCGCTTCGAGCGTTTTCAGCTCCTCTTCCAGCAGGCCGATACGAACCTCACGCCCTCCCGTTTCTTCTTGATCTCGGGCATCCTCGGCCTCGGCGGCGTGTTGGCGACTTTAGTTGCCGGCATCAGTTTCGCGATCGCTCCGTTCGCATTCGCGGGCTGTGCGACGTTTCCGCTGATGTGGCTCATGCTGCGCCGCAAGCGCCGCCTGAAAGCATTCGGCGCGCAACTACCCGACGCGTTGGAGTTGCTCGCTCGGGCCTTGCGCTCGGGGCATAGCTTGGGAGCGGGCTTCGATCTCGTTCATCAAGAAATGCTGCCGCCGATCAGCGTCGAGTTCGGCCGCGTGTTCGAAGAAAACAACCTCGGTATCCCCATTACCGAAGCCATGAACAACCTCACCGACCGGATCCCGAACCTCGACTTGAAGTTCTTCGCCACGGCGATCGTGCTGCAACGACAGACCGGTGGTGACTTGGCCGAAATTCTCGACAAGATCGGGGCGCTCGTTCGCGACCGCTTCCGCATCTGGGGACAAATTCAAGCCCTCACCTGCGAAGGTCGGCTGTCGGGCGTCGTGTTGCTCGGCCTGCCGATCGTCTTGTTTATAACCGTTTATAGATTGAATCCCGAATACGTGATGGTGCTGTTCCGCGATCCGATGGGCAAGCAGATGCTGGCCGGTGCCGTGGTGATGCAGCTCATGGGTGCGTGGATGATTCGCAAGATCGTGAATATCAAGGTATAG
- a CDS encoding type II secretion system F family protein, giving the protein MSTDLLLFAFIGADQLVPVAIFGAFAIGAWALLNTVAVEKPRALERLEEFKNPGKRKRRSEDESAMKKQDSTMTRMLAMASPALAAPLQPTNVKDAGKLKQKLDEAGFRNENAPAMFLSVKVAMLAIGLFFSGAGVALFTEMNQKNIMIAVSITGLMFYIPEIVLHFIGKSRKEQIFLGLPDALDLMVVCVEAGLGLDQALRKVAEEMKRSYKIISDEFGLANFQMQVGKLRADVLHDLGSRTGVDDLRQLAAILIQADKFGSSVAQALRVQSESMRTRRRQLAEEKAAKTAVKLIFPLVIFIFPGIFVILVGPAAITMIRQMFPAMQG; this is encoded by the coding sequence ATGTCGACCGACCTTCTTTTGTTCGCCTTCATCGGTGCCGATCAACTCGTTCCGGTCGCCATCTTCGGCGCATTCGCGATCGGAGCTTGGGCGCTGCTCAACACCGTCGCGGTCGAGAAGCCCCGCGCGCTCGAGCGGCTCGAAGAGTTTAAGAACCCGGGCAAACGCAAACGCCGTTCGGAAGACGAATCGGCGATGAAGAAGCAAGACTCGACGATGACGCGCATGCTCGCGATGGCTTCGCCCGCGCTGGCCGCTCCGCTGCAGCCGACGAACGTCAAAGACGCCGGCAAGCTCAAGCAGAAGCTCGACGAAGCCGGCTTTCGCAACGAAAACGCGCCGGCGATGTTTCTCAGCGTGAAGGTCGCGATGCTCGCCATCGGGCTCTTCTTCAGCGGAGCCGGCGTCGCGCTATTTACCGAGATGAACCAGAAGAACATCATGATCGCCGTCTCGATCACGGGCCTGATGTTCTATATTCCGGAAATCGTGCTGCATTTCATCGGCAAGAGCCGCAAAGAGCAGATCTTCCTCGGCTTGCCCGACGCGCTCGATCTGATGGTCGTCTGCGTCGAGGCGGGGCTCGGGCTCGATCAGGCGTTGCGCAAAGTCGCCGAAGAAATGAAGCGCTCTTATAAGATCATCTCCGACGAATTCGGCTTGGCGAACTTCCAGATGCAAGTCGGCAAGCTGCGCGCCGACGTGCTCCACGATCTCGGCAGCCGTACCGGAGTCGACGACTTGCGGCAACTCGCCGCCATCTTGATCCAGGCGGATAAGTTCGGCTCGAGCGTAGCACAAGCTCTGCGCGTGCAAAGCGAATCGATGCGCACGCGCCGCCGTCAGCTGGCGGAAGAAAAAGCCGCGAAGACGGCCGTTAAGCTCATCTTCCCGCTCGTGATCTTCATCTTCCCGGGCATCTTTGTGATTTTGGTCGGCCCGGCGGCGATCACGATGATCCGGCAGATGTTCCCGGCGATGCAAGGGTAA
- a CDS encoding tetratricopeptide repeat protein: MVMHRQAGRWLLVVALTTAPNVGCKSGFSFPVWNPFSKPTPSGPILQRESDGGYIQPPSPSVAPPEPRAEEFGWTAPFRKFGETISSPFKKSATNKPAKPVVAEDDPVSLVSKQAPAGATLYISLAKLQHKAGNTESAIEQYQKALEVEPKNLQALLGLAHLYDNVGDYPNAIKSYKAAVKAHEDSAAAFNDLGLCYARSKNLPESITALKRAVELDETKALYRNNLAKVYVESDRAPEAYKILVGAHGEAVAHYNVGYMLNDRGQKTQALEHFKTAAKLDPKLKPAQQWVELLSKGESQSRTVVVPPPAAPVVVPSLVPSLAPNIAPVVGSTAAAPSVEPAAGPVVAPVAGPRYTQVSLPTDESPVAPPAANVPPALPLIVLPPEASAEVTPSGAASVIAAARAVGSPSPGAAPEIAPRAAAASAGPIGPFISTPPVATSPKAETDPSLNTPIPSPIIVPGRAEPRLSVDSRPRYSTEMPSANGAGAGPIKLPPAAQDAPSPTTTPLPAPAADEEGPRLGKKQRPTDTNVVGDRYATGSRYSTGNPVVAARPPVPAAPMTAPIPPSQGAVPPLPEQFSKATNQGPVAKSGAAPSAEPTARPATAARYPASRY; this comes from the coding sequence GTGGTAATGCACCGTCAAGCGGGTCGCTGGTTGCTCGTGGTCGCGTTGACGACGGCGCCGAACGTCGGCTGCAAGAGCGGCTTTTCGTTTCCGGTTTGGAATCCGTTTTCGAAGCCGACACCGAGCGGTCCGATTCTGCAACGTGAGTCGGATGGCGGCTACATTCAGCCACCTTCCCCCTCGGTAGCCCCGCCGGAACCGCGCGCCGAAGAGTTCGGCTGGACGGCACCGTTCCGAAAATTCGGCGAAACGATCTCGTCGCCGTTCAAGAAGTCGGCGACGAACAAGCCCGCGAAGCCCGTGGTCGCCGAAGACGATCCCGTCTCCTTGGTCTCGAAGCAAGCCCCGGCCGGCGCTACGCTCTACATCTCGCTCGCCAAGCTGCAACACAAGGCCGGCAATACCGAATCGGCGATCGAGCAGTATCAAAAGGCGCTCGAAGTCGAGCCGAAGAATCTTCAAGCCCTCTTAGGGCTCGCGCATCTCTACGACAACGTCGGCGACTACCCGAACGCGATCAAGAGCTACAAAGCGGCCGTCAAGGCGCATGAAGATAGCGCGGCCGCGTTCAACGACCTCGGCCTCTGCTATGCCCGCAGCAAGAACTTGCCGGAGTCGATCACGGCTCTGAAGCGCGCGGTAGAGCTAGACGAAACCAAAGCGCTGTACCGCAACAACTTGGCGAAGGTCTACGTCGAATCCGACCGAGCGCCGGAAGCTTATAAGATCCTCGTCGGGGCGCATGGCGAAGCGGTGGCGCATTACAACGTCGGCTATATGCTGAACGATCGGGGCCAAAAGACGCAGGCTCTCGAGCATTTCAAAACCGCCGCGAAGCTCGATCCGAAATTGAAACCCGCGCAGCAGTGGGTCGAGCTCCTCAGCAAAGGCGAAAGCCAATCGCGCACCGTGGTAGTTCCCCCTCCCGCCGCACCCGTGGTCGTGCCGAGTCTAGTGCCGAGCCTAGCGCCGAACATTGCCCCCGTTGTCGGATCGACGGCGGCGGCACCGAGCGTTGAACCTGCGGCAGGCCCGGTGGTGGCACCGGTCGCAGGCCCTCGCTATACGCAAGTTTCGTTGCCGACCGATGAGTCGCCGGTTGCTCCTCCGGCCGCGAACGTGCCGCCGGCGCTTCCGCTCATCGTCTTGCCTCCGGAAGCCTCGGCCGAAGTCACCCCGTCGGGTGCCGCTTCCGTGATCGCTGCGGCTCGCGCGGTCGGCTCGCCTTCGCCCGGCGCAGCTCCGGAAATCGCTCCGCGAGCCGCTGCCGCTTCAGCGGGGCCGATCGGTCCTTTCATTTCTACACCACCGGTCGCAACGTCGCCGAAAGCGGAAACCGACCCGTCTTTGAATACGCCGATTCCTTCGCCGATCATCGTGCCGGGACGAGCCGAGCCACGCTTGTCGGTCGATTCGCGACCACGCTATTCGACGGAAATGCCGTCGGCCAACGGAGCCGGCGCCGGTCCGATAAAGTTGCCGCCCGCCGCGCAAGACGCACCGAGCCCGACAACGACTCCGCTCCCCGCGCCGGCCGCCGATGAAGAAGGCCCGCGCTTAGGAAAGAAGCAGCGTCCAACCGACACGAATGTCGTCGGCGATCGTTATGCGACGGGCAGCCGATACTCGACGGGCAACCCGGTCGTTGCCGCTCGGCCGCCCGTTCCGGCCGCGCCCATGACGGCTCCGATTCCGCCATCGCAGGGAGCCGTTCCTCCGCTACCCGAGCAGTTCTCGAAGGCGACGAATCAGGGGCCGGTCGCTAAGAGCGGAGCGGCTCCTAGTGCGGAGCCGACTGCACGTCCTGCCACCGCGGCTCGTTATCCGGCGAGCCGCTACTAA
- a CDS encoding formylmethanofuran dehydrogenase subunit C — translation MLTLTYRGTTSVPVELEGIVPDKLQALSPSSIERLPIFHGNQSVALGELFRVAGDASDEQVALHGELAGVHWIGAKMQSGTLRIEGNAGRHVGSELHGGAIHVAGNVADWLGAEMKSGLIHVRGSAGDQAGAAYRGSARGMTGGTLLIEKNSGSEAGYLMRRGLIAVGGDTGDFPAWNMIAGTMLVFGTTGMRAAAGMRRGTLAIFGRPPQLLPTFRAAGRCNPTFLRLYFAELRARGFSVDERLATTELRMHSGDALTVGKGEVLTRAS, via the coding sequence ATGCTCACGCTCACCTACCGCGGCACGACATCGGTGCCGGTCGAACTCGAAGGGATCGTGCCGGATAAGTTGCAGGCACTCTCGCCTTCTTCGATCGAGCGGCTCCCGATCTTCCACGGCAACCAAAGCGTGGCGCTCGGCGAACTGTTTCGCGTCGCCGGAGACGCGAGCGACGAGCAAGTTGCGTTGCACGGCGAGTTGGCCGGGGTGCATTGGATCGGTGCGAAGATGCAAAGCGGAACGCTGCGTATCGAGGGCAACGCCGGCAGGCATGTCGGCAGCGAGCTTCACGGCGGCGCGATCCATGTTGCGGGCAACGTGGCAGACTGGCTCGGCGCGGAAATGAAGTCGGGTCTGATCCATGTTCGCGGCTCCGCCGGCGATCAGGCCGGCGCCGCGTATCGAGGAAGCGCGCGAGGAATGACCGGCGGCACGCTCTTGATCGAAAAGAACTCCGGAAGCGAAGCCGGCTATCTGATGCGGCGGGGCTTGATCGCGGTCGGAGGCGACACCGGCGACTTCCCCGCCTGGAACATGATCGCCGGCACGATGCTCGTCTTCGGAACGACCGGCATGCGCGCCGCCGCGGGAATGCGTCGTGGCACACTCGCCATATTCGGCCGGCCGCCGCAATTGCTCCCGACGTTTCGCGCCGCGGGCCGATGCAACCCGACTTTCTTACGGCTTTACTTCGCAGAGCTACGCGCCCGTGGCTTCAGCGTCGACGAACGACTGGCAACCACGGAGCTACGCATGCACTCCGGCGATGCGTTGACCGTCGGCAAAGGGGAAGTCCTGACGCGCGCGAGCTGA
- a CDS encoding fused MFS/spermidine synthase, which yields MHSLVAEPNPPEPATIAEPSRWFARAVATMTFLGAFLLFQVQPLIGNVILPWFGGTPTVWTTSMLFFQAMLVVGYGFVYLTTRFLPPSWRSVLFIACAALSLAALPILPDARWKPTPDTDPTAGVLLLLFACVGGPYFLLSTTGPATQEWFSRAFAGRSPYRLYALSNLGSLLGLLTYPLLVQPTLDLPVQSRLWSIGFGVFALLAGFCAWRVRGFADVPLIATPQIDEPVKRLAGNKKSRVEAVAEPAAAKSPLRESLQWLALSMGGSVLLLGTTNHLCQDVSSFPMLWIAPLVVYLTTFIICFDRPRWYVRSWLAVLTMILVPLACLPILEDARYDFMRPRFLPVAVLNLAMLFVGCMLCHGELAARKPRPQRLTFYYLVIAVGGALGGLFVSIIAPLIYTLYWEWILASPGLFLFAAILLADNWTKAGYLHRLWAKGLFVAAIVAGLLLVARNHIERSETYVLASARNFYGVVQVSGVYDEKNSDELKWAVMRSGSTRHGSQLFKSPAIGDKVRRMATTYYGSDSGIGRALFRARELPKPHRIGVVGLGAGTLATYSRSNDIFHFYEINPIVVDFAKEYFTYLKDCEGKSDVLLGDARLTLENEPPQDYDFLILDAFSSDAIPVHLLTTQAFEIYLRHLNEDGILAIHISNKYLNLAPVVAAAAKRFGLEGTLIYSRDDPDTLQQASRWVLMTRRTTSPLWQRWSREGANSLDAFDTIEPWTDERSNLLEILK from the coding sequence ATGCATTCTCTCGTTGCCGAGCCGAATCCGCCGGAGCCCGCAACGATCGCCGAACCTTCGCGCTGGTTCGCTCGGGCCGTGGCGACGATGACGTTTCTCGGCGCGTTCTTGCTCTTTCAAGTGCAGCCGCTGATCGGCAACGTGATCCTGCCGTGGTTCGGCGGCACTCCGACGGTCTGGACGACGTCGATGTTGTTCTTTCAAGCGATGCTCGTCGTCGGCTACGGCTTCGTATATCTCACGACGCGTTTCTTGCCGCCGAGTTGGCGGAGTGTATTGTTTATCGCTTGTGCGGCGCTCTCGCTGGCTGCGTTGCCGATCTTGCCCGATGCCCGTTGGAAACCGACTCCCGACACGGACCCGACCGCCGGCGTGTTGCTCTTGCTGTTCGCTTGCGTCGGGGGGCCATACTTCTTGCTCTCGACGACAGGGCCGGCGACCCAAGAGTGGTTTTCGCGAGCCTTCGCCGGCCGGTCGCCGTATCGGTTGTATGCGCTCTCGAATCTCGGCTCGCTGCTAGGTCTGCTCACCTATCCGCTGCTAGTCCAGCCGACGCTCGATCTCCCCGTGCAATCGCGATTGTGGAGCATCGGCTTCGGCGTGTTTGCGTTGCTGGCCGGGTTCTGCGCTTGGCGCGTACGAGGCTTTGCCGACGTTCCCCTGATCGCCACGCCGCAGATCGACGAACCCGTGAAGCGACTGGCCGGCAATAAGAAGTCGCGCGTCGAGGCGGTCGCAGAACCGGCGGCCGCCAAGTCGCCTCTGCGCGAATCGCTCCAATGGCTCGCGCTGTCGATGGGAGGCTCGGTTCTGCTGCTCGGAACGACGAATCATCTCTGCCAAGATGTTTCTTCGTTTCCGATGCTCTGGATCGCACCGCTCGTCGTTTACCTCACGACCTTCATCATTTGTTTCGATCGGCCTCGCTGGTACGTCCGTTCGTGGCTCGCCGTTCTCACGATGATCTTGGTGCCGCTTGCTTGCTTGCCGATTCTCGAAGACGCACGTTACGATTTCATGCGCCCTCGGTTCTTGCCGGTCGCAGTCTTGAACCTGGCGATGTTGTTCGTGGGCTGTATGCTTTGCCACGGCGAGCTTGCTGCCCGTAAGCCGCGCCCGCAACGACTGACGTTTTACTATCTTGTGATCGCCGTCGGCGGCGCGCTCGGCGGGCTGTTCGTAAGCATTATCGCGCCGCTGATCTACACGCTCTATTGGGAATGGATTCTCGCCTCCCCCGGGCTGTTTCTATTCGCCGCGATCTTGCTGGCCGACAATTGGACGAAGGCCGGGTATCTCCATCGGCTCTGGGCGAAAGGGTTGTTCGTCGCCGCGATCGTCGCCGGGTTGCTGCTCGTTGCGCGCAACCATATAGAACGCAGCGAAACGTATGTGCTCGCTTCGGCTCGCAACTTCTACGGCGTCGTGCAAGTCAGCGGCGTCTACGATGAGAAGAACAGCGACGAGTTGAAATGGGCCGTGATGCGGAGCGGGTCGACGCGCCACGGGAGTCAGCTCTTCAAAAGCCCCGCCATCGGCGACAAGGTTCGTCGCATGGCGACCACGTACTACGGCTCGGATAGCGGCATCGGCCGCGCGTTGTTTCGGGCCCGTGAGTTGCCGAAGCCGCACCGGATCGGAGTCGTCGGCTTAGGGGCGGGCACGCTCGCCACCTACAGCCGGAGCAACGACATCTTCCACTTCTACGAGATCAATCCGATCGTAGTCGATTTCGCGAAAGAGTATTTCACCTATCTCAAAGATTGCGAAGGGAAATCCGACGTCTTGCTCGGCGACGCGCGGCTGACCCTCGAAAACGAGCCGCCGCAAGACTACGACTTCTTGATCCTCGATGCGTTTTCGAGCGATGCCATTCCCGTGCATCTGCTCACGACGCAAGCCTTCGAGATTTATCTGCGGCATTTGAACGAAGACGGCATCCTCGCGATTCATATTTCCAACAAGTATTTGAATCTCGCGCCGGTCGTCGCGGCGGCGGCGAAGCGCTTCGGCTTAGAAGGGACGTTGATCTACAGCCGCGACGATCCCGACACGCTTCAACAAGCGTCTCGGTGGGTCTTGATGACGCGCCGCACGACGAGCCCGCTGTGGCAACGCTGGTCGCGCGAGGGCGCGAACTCGCTCGACGCTTTCGACACGATCGAGCCTTGGACCGACGAGCGCAGCAATCTGTTGGAAATTCTCAAGTAG
- a CDS encoding molybdenum cofactor guanylyltransferase gives MPTQWGAIIVCGGKSSRMGTAKAWLPFGSELILPRIVRIVGEAIAGPIVVVAARGQALPPLVGEIAVVVDEQEDCGPLEGLRVGLAALRGRAGVAGASACAYAVSCDVPLLKPELIRRICAALDEEPSLAAAVPRCGGFLHPLAAAYRIEAVLPHVERLVAARKLRAAGLFEEIRTRIVDEAELRVLDPSLAGLRTMNTPEEYEAALRIAGLASG, from the coding sequence ATGCCGACGCAATGGGGAGCGATTATCGTCTGCGGCGGAAAGAGTAGCCGGATGGGAACCGCGAAGGCGTGGCTGCCGTTCGGCTCCGAGTTGATTTTGCCGCGCATCGTGCGGATCGTCGGCGAAGCGATCGCGGGGCCGATCGTCGTCGTCGCGGCCCGCGGCCAGGCGTTGCCGCCGCTAGTCGGCGAAATTGCCGTCGTCGTCGACGAGCAAGAAGATTGTGGCCCGCTCGAAGGATTGCGCGTCGGCCTCGCGGCACTGCGGGGTCGTGCGGGAGTTGCCGGCGCGTCCGCTTGTGCGTACGCCGTCAGTTGCGATGTCCCCCTCTTAAAGCCGGAGCTGATTCGTCGCATCTGCGCGGCTCTCGACGAGGAACCTTCGTTGGCTGCCGCGGTTCCTCGTTGCGGCGGCTTTTTGCACCCGCTCGCTGCGGCTTATCGGATCGAGGCCGTACTGCCGCACGTCGAGCGACTCGTCGCCGCGAGAAAGTTGCGGGCCGCGGGCTTGTTCGAGGAAATCCGTACGCGCATCGTCGACGAAGCGGAGCTCCGCGTGCTCGATCCCTCGCTCGCCGGCCTGCGCACGATGAACACGCCCGAGGAATACGAAGCCGCGCTCCGAATCGCCGGCTTGGCGTCGGGCTAG
- a CDS encoding tRNA (cytidine(34)-2'-O)-methyltransferase, with the protein MNYEPLFHVVLFQPEIPHNTGSVGRTCVAVGAKLWLVRPLGFRVDDYYLRRAGLDYWERLEWEVVDDWAQLCERLPVRQFYYFTKTSTRTYSDVAYARDDVLVFGCETKGLPPSLLEENRDRALKIPIRSAVRSLNLSNSAAIVIYEAVRQLGVTFDG; encoded by the coding sequence GTGAACTACGAACCGCTATTCCACGTCGTCCTCTTTCAGCCCGAGATCCCGCACAATACGGGAAGCGTCGGGCGCACGTGCGTGGCCGTCGGCGCGAAGCTCTGGCTCGTTCGTCCGCTCGGCTTTCGGGTCGACGACTACTATTTACGCCGCGCGGGCCTCGACTATTGGGAGCGTTTGGAGTGGGAAGTGGTCGACGATTGGGCTCAGCTCTGCGAGCGCCTGCCCGTCCGGCAATTCTATTATTTCACGAAGACCTCGACGCGGACTTACAGCGACGTCGCTTACGCGCGCGACGATGTGCTCGTCTTCGGTTGCGAAACCAAGGGGTTGCCGCCGTCGCTGCTCGAAGAGAACCGAGACCGTGCGCTGAAGATCCCGATCCGTTCGGCGGTGCGTAGTTTGAACCTGTCGAACAGCGCCGCGATCGTCATCTATGAGGCGGTGCGGCAGCTCGGCGTGACGTTCGACGGCTGA
- a CDS encoding Ldh family oxidoreductase, with translation MPVLSAAALTEMSQKMLAAGGVGGTEADLVAKSLVEANLCGHDSHGVMRLPYYIDCVAKKEVVPGVELHIIRESDSLVSADGNWGFGQTQARRLMDLLIAKAQQTGVGVGTLIRCGHIGRLGEYCEQAAAAGMVSMLMVNTHGVARRVAPVGGTAPRLGTNPLGIGVPSKDGTLILDFGTSATAEGKVRVKKIAGQQVPDGWLLDSDGKPTNDPNTLYGTPPGTILPMGGNQAYKGFGLAMMIEIFSGALSGGVTIREKPINQNGNCVFMQVINPAALGGAEHFAAEVTQLNAFVRSCPRMDGVPEILLPGDPERRTFAERSKNGVPLDDGNWNQLKALADKLGVATSV, from the coding sequence ATGCCCGTTCTTTCCGCCGCCGCGTTGACCGAAATGTCGCAGAAGATGCTCGCAGCCGGAGGGGTCGGCGGTACGGAAGCCGACCTCGTCGCGAAGAGTTTGGTCGAAGCGAACCTCTGCGGCCACGATTCGCACGGCGTCATGCGTCTGCCGTACTACATCGATTGCGTGGCGAAAAAAGAAGTCGTGCCGGGCGTCGAACTCCACATCATTCGCGAGAGCGATTCACTCGTCTCGGCGGACGGCAACTGGGGCTTCGGCCAAACGCAGGCCCGCCGGTTGATGGACTTGCTCATCGCCAAAGCGCAGCAGACCGGCGTCGGCGTCGGTACGTTGATTCGTTGCGGCCACATCGGCCGGCTCGGTGAATACTGCGAGCAAGCCGCGGCGGCCGGCATGGTGTCGATGCTGATGGTGAACACGCACGGCGTCGCGCGGCGCGTCGCCCCCGTCGGCGGTACGGCCCCTCGCTTGGGAACCAACCCGCTCGGCATCGGCGTGCCCTCGAAGGACGGCACGCTCATTCTCGACTTCGGCACCAGCGCCACGGCGGAAGGAAAAGTACGCGTGAAGAAGATCGCCGGCCAACAAGTGCCCGACGGTTGGCTGCTCGATAGCGACGGCAAGCCGACGAACGATCCCAACACGCTCTACGGCACCCCGCCGGGCACGATTTTGCCGATGGGAGGCAACCAAGCCTATAAAGGCTTCGGCCTCGCGATGATGATCGAGATTTTCTCCGGCGCTCTTTCCGGCGGCGTCACGATCCGCGAGAAGCCGATCAACCAAAACGGCAACTGCGTGTTCATGCAGGTTATCAATCCGGCGGCGCTCGGAGGAGCGGAGCACTTCGCGGCGGAAGTCACGCAGTTGAACGCGTTCGTCCGAAGCTGCCCCCGCATGGATGGGGTGCCGGAGATTCTCTTGCCCGGCGATCCGGAACGCCGGACGTTCGCCGAGCGCTCGAAGAACGGCGTGCCGCTCGACGACGGCAACTGGAACCAGCTTAAAGCCCTGGCCGATAAGCTCGGCGTGGCGACGAGCGTGTAG